Proteins encoded within one genomic window of Amycolatopsis nigrescens CSC17Ta-90:
- a CDS encoding MFS transporter, whose protein sequence is MSTVPPGVLSEPTTPVSGSWTARLSLGILGFWVVVSTPIQVLLPLQIERIDPGGKETALALVTGLAAVTSILVAPVVGALSDRTTSRLGRRRPWILGGVLLCALALVVQSAQVTVLGVALCWMVAQGAQNSMFAGLNAAVPDRVPVRQRGFVSAFVGLPQPLGLVLGVLLVTQVVTGQTGGYLLLAGLLVVLVLPFVLTTKDDRLLPEQRPPFQWRRFLAGFWISPRRHPDFAWAAVSRLAIQLANSIGTLYLLYFLRDEVELADPAGGVFVLTLLYTAGILCTAVVAGRMSDRSGRRKVYVLTSSVVIAVAMLILAVWHSWPAAMVAAAVLGLGYGVYAAIDNALITQVLPEAKDRAKDLGVLNIANTAPQAFAPLIAGGIIATLDSYTVLYLAAAAVALAGALLIRPIRGVR, encoded by the coding sequence ATGTCGACGGTCCCTCCCGGTGTCCTGAGTGAACCGACCACGCCGGTCAGCGGGAGCTGGACGGCCAGGTTGTCGCTGGGCATCCTGGGTTTCTGGGTGGTGGTCAGCACCCCGATCCAGGTGCTGCTGCCGCTGCAGATCGAGCGGATCGACCCCGGCGGCAAGGAGACCGCGCTGGCGCTGGTCACCGGGCTGGCGGCGGTGACGTCCATTCTGGTCGCGCCGGTGGTCGGCGCGCTGTCCGATCGCACCACCTCGCGGCTGGGCAGGCGGCGGCCGTGGATCCTGGGCGGGGTGCTGCTGTGCGCGCTCGCGCTGGTGGTGCAGTCCGCGCAGGTGACCGTGCTCGGTGTCGCGCTGTGCTGGATGGTCGCGCAGGGCGCGCAGAACTCGATGTTCGCCGGGCTGAACGCGGCCGTGCCGGATCGGGTACCGGTGCGTCAACGCGGGTTCGTCTCCGCGTTCGTCGGCCTGCCGCAGCCACTCGGGCTGGTGCTCGGCGTGCTGCTGGTGACCCAGGTGGTGACCGGGCAGACCGGCGGCTACCTGCTGCTGGCCGGGCTGCTGGTGGTGCTGGTGCTGCCGTTCGTACTGACCACAAAGGACGATCGGCTGCTGCCGGAGCAGCGGCCGCCGTTTCAGTGGCGCCGGTTCCTCGCCGGGTTCTGGATCAGCCCGCGGCGGCATCCGGACTTCGCCTGGGCGGCGGTTTCCCGGCTGGCGATCCAGCTGGCGAACTCGATCGGCACCCTGTACCTGCTGTACTTCCTGCGCGACGAGGTCGAGCTGGCCGACCCGGCGGGCGGGGTGTTCGTGCTGACCCTGCTCTACACCGCGGGCATCCTGTGCACCGCGGTGGTGGCCGGCCGGATGTCCGACCGCAGCGGCCGCCGCAAGGTGTACGTGCTGACGTCGTCGGTGGTGATCGCGGTGGCGATGCTGATCCTGGCCGTCTGGCACTCGTGGCCGGCGGCGATGGTCGCGGCCGCGGTGCTGGGGCTCGGTTACGGGGTATACGCCGCCATCGACAACGCGCTGATCACCCAGGTGCTGCCGGAGGCGAAGGACAGGGCGAAGGACCTCGGCGTGCTGAACATCGCGAACACCGCGCCGCAGGCGTTCGCCCCGCTGATCGCCGGCGGCATCATCGCCACTTTGGACAGCTACACCGTGCTGTAC
- a CDS encoding SMP-30/gluconolactonase/LRE family protein, whose product MRFGQVDVIPVGGEGPEDVVVDEGGRIYTGLADGRILRISPAGDRIETIADTGGRPLGCEFYGDDELLVCDARAGLLAVGLTDGAVRTLATEALGLPFVFCNNAAVAADGTIYFTDSSRRFPIDKWRDDLIEQSAGGRLLRRHPDGTIDQLADGLQFANGVALARNGTDGTDEFVAVAETGSSRVRRVWLTGERAGELDTLADGLPGYPDNISTGSDGLVWVTQFAPRVPMLDFVRRLPPVLRLVARKMPEALQPAPSRTVGVLGIDGSGKIVHDLSGEIAGFRSLTGVRERDGRLYFGSLHTHAIAITTL is encoded by the coding sequence ATGCGATTCGGCCAGGTCGACGTGATTCCGGTCGGCGGCGAAGGTCCGGAAGACGTGGTGGTCGACGAGGGCGGCCGGATCTACACCGGCCTCGCCGACGGCCGGATCCTGCGGATCAGCCCGGCCGGCGACCGGATCGAGACCATCGCCGACACCGGCGGCCGCCCGCTCGGCTGCGAGTTCTACGGCGACGACGAGCTGCTGGTCTGCGACGCGCGGGCCGGGCTGCTCGCGGTCGGCCTCACCGACGGCGCGGTCCGGACGCTGGCCACCGAGGCGCTCGGGCTGCCGTTCGTGTTCTGCAACAACGCCGCGGTGGCCGCGGACGGCACAATCTACTTCACCGACTCGTCCCGCCGCTTCCCGATCGACAAGTGGCGCGACGACCTGATCGAGCAGTCCGCCGGCGGGCGGCTGCTCCGGCGCCACCCGGACGGCACGATCGACCAGCTCGCGGACGGCCTGCAGTTCGCGAACGGCGTAGCGCTGGCCAGAAACGGCACAGACGGCACCGACGAGTTCGTCGCGGTGGCCGAGACGGGCTCGTCCAGGGTCCGCCGGGTCTGGCTGACCGGCGAGCGCGCCGGCGAGCTGGACACACTGGCCGACGGCCTGCCCGGCTATCCGGACAACATCTCCACCGGCAGCGACGGCCTGGTCTGGGTGACCCAGTTCGCGCCGCGGGTGCCGATGCTGGACTTCGTGCGGCGGCTGCCACCGGTGCTTCGGCTGGTGGCCAGGAAGATGCCCGAGGCACTGCAGCCAGCTCCTTCGCGCACGGTCGGGGTGCTCGGCATCGACGGCTCCGGCAAGATCGTGCACGACCTGAGCGGCGAGATCGCCGGGTTCCGCTCGCTGACCGGGGTGCGCGAGCGGGACGGCCGGCTCTACTTCGGCAGCCTGCACACGCACGCCATCGCGATCACCACGCTCTGA
- a CDS encoding SDR family oxidoreductase: MTLRKNIVITGASSGLGEGMARLFAAKGRNLALAARRTERLDRLAGELKAAHPGIEVVVRQLDVNDHDQVFSVFKEFHQELGTLDRVIINAGIGKGQPIGSGRFDANKTTIETNLVAALAQAEAALEIFRARKAGHLVVVSSFASLRGMPGNTTAYAASKAGVATLAEGITADTYGTPIKVTTLLPGFIRSEMTEGVAAPLIASAERGAKSLVAAIEKERTRAYIPTLPWAPLSLVMRYLPLGLLRKVR, from the coding sequence ATGACGTTGCGCAAGAACATCGTGATCACCGGTGCCAGCTCCGGGCTCGGCGAGGGCATGGCCAGGCTGTTCGCGGCCAAGGGCCGCAACCTCGCGCTCGCCGCCAGGCGCACCGAACGGCTGGACCGGCTCGCCGGGGAGCTGAAGGCGGCGCACCCCGGTATCGAGGTGGTCGTCCGGCAGCTCGACGTGAACGACCACGACCAGGTCTTCTCGGTGTTCAAGGAGTTCCACCAGGAGCTCGGCACGCTGGACCGAGTGATCATCAACGCCGGGATCGGCAAGGGCCAGCCGATCGGCTCCGGCCGGTTCGACGCGAACAAGACGACCATCGAGACCAACCTGGTGGCCGCGCTCGCCCAGGCCGAGGCCGCGCTGGAGATCTTCCGCGCGCGCAAGGCCGGTCACCTGGTGGTGGTCTCCTCCTTCGCCTCGCTGCGCGGGATGCCCGGCAACACCACCGCGTACGCCGCTTCCAAGGCCGGTGTCGCGACGCTGGCCGAGGGCATCACCGCGGACACCTACGGCACCCCGATCAAGGTGACCACCCTGCTGCCGGGGTTCATCCGCTCGGAGATGACCGAAGGGGTCGCCGCTCCGCTGATCGCCAGTGCGGAACGGGGCGCCAAGTCGCTGGTCGCGGCGATCGAGAAGGAGAGGACCAGGGCTTACATCCCCACGCTGCCGTGGGCGCCGCTGAGCCTGGTGATGCGCTACCTGCCGCTGGGCCTGCTCAGGAAGGTGCGATGA
- a CDS encoding bifunctional 3'-5' exonuclease/DNA polymerase encodes MHLIVGQERDGVYSALTPAGRRELSTAGVTGQVTEQERSGRPRWVFPSVELMYPVLLRAGVRVARCHDLTLAEGLLLAHEGREGEPRGLAAALARARGQEPPPDAAPAGLDDQPTLFDARGSGLPPGVSVVEAAEIVLAEQERRIAATGHPERMRLLIAAESASALAAAEMSVDGLPWRPDVHDALLTELLGPRVPAGQRPRRLAELAAEIGTAFGRPVNPDHPPSVVRAFGRAGIEVSSARAHVLREVDHPAVAPLLEYKELGRLYSAHGWSWLDDWVSGGRFRPVYVVGGVVSGRWASRGGAALQIPRTLRVCVRADPGWKLVVADAAQLEPRVLAALSGDRKLAEVSGSTDLYASLAEAMFSGGNRPPPDPRLGERDDRARAKIAMLSAMYGGTAGEASALLALLRQRFPAAVSYVENAAQAGERGERVRSRLGRTSPAPSAAWRKLTGESTENLAAEGKARRAAREWGRFTRNFVVQASAADWTAVLLASLRQRLPSPAHLVFFQHDEVLVHTPEELAEEVRAALAAAVADAAGLVFGSACPVRFPMTAAIVDCYADAK; translated from the coding sequence GTGCACCTCATCGTCGGTCAAGAGCGGGATGGCGTCTACTCCGCGCTGACCCCGGCCGGCCGCCGGGAGCTGAGCACCGCCGGCGTGACCGGCCAGGTGACCGAACAGGAACGATCCGGCAGGCCACGCTGGGTGTTCCCGTCCGTCGAGCTGATGTACCCGGTGCTGCTGCGGGCCGGGGTCCGGGTGGCCCGCTGCCACGACCTCACCCTGGCCGAAGGGCTGCTGCTCGCGCACGAAGGGCGGGAAGGCGAGCCGAGGGGCCTCGCGGCGGCGCTGGCCAGGGCGCGGGGGCAGGAGCCGCCGCCGGACGCGGCGCCGGCCGGGCTGGACGACCAGCCGACCCTGTTCGACGCCCGCGGCTCCGGCCTGCCGCCCGGGGTGTCCGTGGTCGAGGCGGCCGAGATCGTGCTCGCCGAGCAGGAGCGCCGGATCGCCGCGACCGGGCATCCGGAGCGGATGCGGCTGCTGATCGCAGCCGAGTCCGCCAGCGCGCTGGCCGCCGCCGAGATGTCCGTGGACGGCCTGCCCTGGCGGCCCGACGTGCACGACGCCCTGCTCACCGAACTGCTCGGGCCGCGGGTGCCGGCCGGGCAGCGGCCCCGGCGGCTGGCCGAGCTGGCCGCCGAGATCGGCACCGCCTTCGGTCGCCCGGTCAACCCGGACCATCCGCCCAGCGTGGTGCGCGCGTTCGGGCGCGCCGGGATCGAGGTGTCCTCGGCGCGGGCGCACGTGCTGCGCGAGGTGGACCATCCGGCGGTCGCCCCGCTGCTGGAGTACAAGGAACTCGGCAGGCTGTACTCCGCGCACGGCTGGTCCTGGCTGGACGACTGGGTCTCCGGCGGGCGGTTCCGACCGGTCTACGTGGTCGGCGGGGTGGTGTCCGGCCGGTGGGCCAGCCGGGGCGGCGCGGCCCTGCAGATCCCGCGCACGCTGCGCGTGTGCGTCCGCGCGGACCCCGGCTGGAAGCTCGTGGTGGCCGACGCGGCGCAGCTCGAGCCCAGGGTGCTGGCGGCGCTGTCCGGCGACCGGAAGCTGGCCGAGGTGTCCGGTTCCACCGACCTGTACGCCAGCCTCGCCGAGGCGATGTTCTCCGGGGGAAACCGCCCGCCGCCCGACCCGCGCCTCGGCGAACGGGACGACCGCGCACGGGCGAAGATCGCCATGCTGTCCGCCATGTACGGCGGCACCGCCGGGGAGGCGTCCGCCCTGCTCGCCTTGCTGCGGCAGCGTTTCCCGGCCGCGGTGTCCTATGTGGAGAATGCGGCGCAGGCAGGGGAACGCGGCGAGCGGGTGCGCTCCCGGCTCGGCCGGACCTCACCGGCGCCGTCGGCCGCCTGGCGGAAACTGACCGGCGAAAGCACGGAAAACCTTGCCGCGGAAGGCAAAGCCCGGCGGGCCGCGCGGGAGTGGGGCCGGTTCACCCGCAACTTCGTGGTGCAGGCCAGTGCGGCGGACTGGACCGCGGTACTGCTGGCGAGCCTGCGGCAGCGACTGCCGTCGCCCGCGCACCTGGTCTTCTTCCAGCACGACGAGGTGCTGGTGCATACGCCGGAGGAACTGGCGGAGGAGGTACGCGCCGCACTGGCGGCGGCCGTGGCCGATGCGGCCGGGCTGGTGTTCGGGTCCGCCTGCCCGGTCCGCTTCCCGATGACGGCGGCGATCGTGGACTGCTACGCGGACGCCAAGTGA
- a CDS encoding DUF3574 domain-containing protein, which produces MQKSRRTVLAGAAAALVLGLGGGAAASVASAAGTPVAADPLPSTENAPPDLFQRTELFFGTGIPSGGEVTPEEFQNFVDKEVTPAFPEGLSKLTAEGQWRGASGEIVKERTYLMILLYPVSDRAKNGEIEEIRDDYKRFFDQESVLRADSVQRVSF; this is translated from the coding sequence GTGCAGAAGTCGAGAAGGACCGTGCTGGCGGGTGCCGCGGCGGCGTTGGTGCTGGGACTCGGTGGTGGCGCGGCTGCCTCTGTAGCCTCGGCAGCCGGCACCCCGGTCGCGGCCGATCCGCTGCCGAGCACCGAGAACGCACCGCCCGATCTGTTCCAGCGGACCGAGCTCTTTTTCGGAACCGGAATTCCATCCGGTGGCGAGGTCACCCCCGAGGAGTTCCAGAACTTTGTCGACAAGGAAGTCACCCCGGCCTTTCCGGAGGGGCTCAGCAAGCTGACCGCGGAAGGCCAGTGGCGCGGTGCCTCCGGTGAGATCGTCAAGGAGCGGACCTACCTGATGATCCTGCTGTACCCGGTGTCCGACCGGGCCAAGAACGGGGAGATCGAGGAGATCCGCGACGACTACAAGCGCTTCTTCGACCAGGAGTCCGTGCTGCGGGCCGATTCCGTGCAGCGGGTCTCGTTCTAG
- a CDS encoding acyl-CoA synthetase has translation MRYPPQVSELASKVTETVRSIEVMWQAGLIPFPRLDEGVRSLQAVRKYGPFAGATHIAARKDPRAIGIVDERGPLTFKQLDLRSNALARAWSERGIEPGSVIAALCRDHRGLVITMLAAGKLGARLLLMNTGFAKPQLADVAAREQVRALVHDAEFTSLLDAVPGDVDRYLAWVDGEIPRDEAVPILDELIASTDDRQLAAPDKPGGFVLLTSGTTGTPKGAPRPHTSPLHSAQFLDRVPLRSGESTYMAAPLFHGTGLSQFILSFALGSKVVMRRKFKPEEALRGVEEHRCTALVLVPTMLQRIVDLGPEVLARYDTSSLRIVFVAGSALSPDLGNRATEAFGDVVHNLYGSTEVAVATVATPEDWRKAPGTVGRAPVGCKVALYDDKGDRITEPNVTGRVFVGSGLSFGGYTDGRHKELIDGLLSSGDVGHFDSDGLLFIDGRDDEMIVSGGENVFPIEVENLLVERQDVLEAAVVGVPDEEFGQRLKAFVVPADGAELDADTVREYVRANLARYKVPREVEFLDELPRNATGKVLRNKLE, from the coding sequence ATGAGATACCCGCCCCAGGTGTCCGAGCTCGCCAGCAAGGTGACGGAGACGGTGCGCAGCATCGAGGTGATGTGGCAGGCCGGCCTCATCCCGTTCCCCAGACTCGACGAGGGCGTGCGCTCGCTGCAGGCGGTGCGGAAGTACGGCCCGTTCGCCGGCGCCACGCACATCGCGGCGCGCAAGGACCCGCGGGCGATCGGCATCGTGGACGAACGCGGGCCGCTCACCTTCAAGCAGCTCGACCTGCGCTCGAACGCGCTGGCCAGGGCCTGGTCGGAGCGCGGGATCGAACCGGGCTCGGTGATCGCGGCGCTGTGCCGGGACCATCGCGGCCTGGTGATCACCATGCTGGCGGCTGGCAAGCTAGGCGCCAGGCTGCTGCTGATGAACACCGGGTTCGCCAAGCCGCAGCTGGCCGACGTGGCCGCGCGGGAGCAGGTCCGCGCGCTGGTGCACGACGCGGAGTTCACCAGCCTGCTGGACGCGGTGCCCGGCGACGTGGACCGGTACCTGGCGTGGGTGGACGGCGAGATCCCGCGTGACGAGGCGGTGCCGATCCTGGACGAGCTGATCGCCAGCACCGACGACCGGCAGCTGGCCGCACCGGACAAACCGGGCGGTTTCGTGCTGCTCACCAGCGGCACCACCGGCACCCCCAAGGGCGCCCCGCGTCCGCACACCTCGCCGTTGCACTCCGCGCAGTTCCTGGACCGCGTCCCGCTGCGGTCGGGGGAGAGCACCTACATGGCGGCCCCGCTGTTCCACGGCACCGGGCTGTCCCAGTTCATCCTTTCCTTCGCGCTCGGCTCGAAGGTGGTGATGCGGCGCAAGTTCAAGCCGGAAGAGGCGCTGCGCGGGGTGGAGGAGCACCGGTGCACCGCGCTGGTGCTGGTGCCGACCATGCTGCAGCGGATCGTGGACCTCGGCCCGGAGGTGCTGGCCAGGTACGACACGTCCTCGCTGCGGATCGTCTTCGTGGCGGGCTCGGCGCTGTCGCCCGACCTGGGCAACCGGGCCACCGAGGCCTTCGGCGACGTGGTGCACAACCTCTACGGCTCCACCGAGGTCGCGGTGGCGACCGTGGCCACCCCGGAGGACTGGCGCAAGGCGCCCGGCACGGTCGGCCGTGCGCCGGTCGGCTGCAAGGTGGCGCTCTACGACGACAAGGGCGACCGGATCACCGAGCCGAACGTGACCGGCCGGGTGTTCGTCGGCAGCGGGCTGAGCTTCGGCGGGTACACCGACGGCAGGCACAAGGAGCTCATCGACGGTCTGCTCTCCAGCGGCGACGTCGGGCACTTCGACTCCGACGGGCTGCTGTTCATCGACGGCAGGGACGACGAGATGATCGTCTCCGGTGGTGAGAACGTGTTCCCGATCGAGGTGGAGAACCTGCTGGTGGAGCGCCAGGACGTGCTCGAGGCCGCGGTGGTCGGGGTGCCGGACGAAGAGTTCGGCCAGCGGCTCAAGGCCTTCGTGGTGCCGGCCGACGGCGCCGAGCTGGACGCCGACACCGTTCGCGAGTACGTGCGGGCGAACCTGGCCAGGTACAAGGTGCCGAGGGAGGTGGAGTTCCTGGACGAGCTCCCGCGCAACGCCACCGGAAAGGTACTGCGGAACAAGCTCGAATAG
- a CDS encoding histidine phosphatase family protein produces MGAIYLVRHGQASFGAANYDELSERGAEQSRLVGFELLRRGVRFTESRSGSLSRQRRTAETALAVLGDGLSAKEDPRWNEYDHVDIARHHAGGAGQDAADPRAYQAVLDTALTGWVRAGADGPCAETWPEFLARVTGALTDLVGALGKGEHGVVFTSGGVIATLCGALIGAPETGLLTLNRVTVNAGISKLVSGRGGVTLLSFNEHPHFEADAAKLLTYR; encoded by the coding sequence ATGGGCGCCATCTACCTGGTGCGCCACGGCCAGGCTTCGTTCGGCGCGGCGAACTACGACGAGCTTTCCGAACGCGGCGCCGAGCAGTCGCGACTGGTCGGGTTCGAGCTGCTGCGGCGCGGAGTGCGGTTCACCGAGTCGCGCTCGGGTTCGCTGTCCCGGCAGCGCCGGACCGCGGAGACCGCGCTGGCCGTGCTCGGTGACGGGCTGAGCGCCAAGGAGGATCCGCGCTGGAACGAGTACGACCACGTGGACATCGCCAGGCATCACGCCGGCGGGGCCGGGCAGGACGCCGCCGACCCGCGGGCGTACCAGGCCGTGCTGGACACCGCGCTGACCGGCTGGGTGCGGGCCGGGGCGGACGGCCCGTGCGCGGAGACCTGGCCGGAGTTCCTGGCCAGGGTGACCGGTGCGCTGACCGATCTGGTCGGCGCGCTCGGCAAAGGGGAGCACGGCGTGGTCTTCACCTCCGGTGGCGTCATCGCTACCCTCTGCGGTGCGCTGATCGGTGCCCCGGAGACCGGGCTGCTCACCCTGAACCGGGTCACCGTGAACGCCGGCATCAGCAAGCTGGTGTCGGGCCGTGGCGGAGTCACCTTGTTGTCCTTCAACGAACATCCGCACTTCGAGGCGGACGCGGCGAAACTGCTCACCTACCGCTAG
- a CDS encoding S8 family peptidase has product MGNSRRLRRGLAAGVAVAGVSVAAATMATVPAQAQEGQIRAANSVESVAGSYIVVLKDGALKGVAATVNQVKAEVQSVAQGLAGQYGAQVTRTFGAALHGFTINASEAQAKRLAANGQVAYVVQNQRVHASDKQENPPSWGLDRVDQKDLPLDKGYTYAGKAENVTAYVIDTGVRATHESFAGRVSGGKDFIDNDDDANDENGHGTHVAGTIGGTEYGLAKGVKIVPVRVLDAQGSGTTEQVVAGIDWVAENASGPSVANMSLGGGADDALDQSVQGAIAKGVTFGIAAGNESSDAGETSPARVKEAITVAASDDADKQADFSNFGEVVDLYAPGVDITSAWGTGDDATDTISGTSMATPHVVGAAALYLAANPDAKPDAVAKALTDSATPDKIENASPGTPNKLLYTGE; this is encoded by the coding sequence ATGGGCAACTCTCGGAGGCTTCGGCGCGGACTGGCTGCTGGTGTCGCGGTGGCGGGTGTTTCGGTCGCGGCGGCGACGATGGCGACGGTGCCGGCACAGGCGCAGGAGGGGCAGATCCGGGCGGCGAACAGCGTCGAGTCGGTGGCCGGCAGCTACATCGTGGTTTTGAAGGATGGCGCGCTCAAGGGTGTGGCCGCCACGGTGAACCAGGTGAAGGCCGAAGTGCAGTCGGTGGCGCAGGGCCTGGCCGGGCAGTACGGCGCGCAGGTCACCCGCACGTTCGGTGCGGCACTGCACGGGTTCACCATCAACGCCAGCGAAGCGCAGGCCAAACGCCTCGCCGCGAACGGCCAGGTCGCCTACGTGGTGCAGAACCAGCGGGTGCACGCCTCGGACAAGCAGGAGAACCCGCCGTCCTGGGGTCTGGACCGGGTGGACCAGAAGGACCTGCCGCTGGACAAGGGCTACACCTACGCGGGCAAGGCGGAGAACGTCACCGCCTACGTGATCGACACCGGGGTGCGCGCCACCCACGAATCGTTCGCCGGCCGGGTCTCCGGCGGTAAGGACTTCATCGACAACGACGACGACGCCAACGACGAGAACGGGCACGGCACGCATGTGGCCGGCACCATCGGCGGCACCGAGTACGGCCTCGCCAAGGGCGTCAAGATCGTCCCGGTGCGGGTGCTGGACGCGCAGGGCAGCGGCACCACCGAGCAGGTCGTGGCCGGTATCGACTGGGTGGCGGAGAACGCCAGCGGCCCGTCGGTGGCGAACATGAGCCTCGGCGGCGGCGCCGACGACGCGCTGGACCAGTCGGTGCAGGGCGCCATCGCCAAGGGCGTCACCTTCGGCATCGCGGCCGGCAACGAGTCCTCCGACGCCGGTGAGACCTCGCCTGCCAGGGTCAAGGAGGCGATCACGGTCGCCGCCAGCGACGACGCCGACAAGCAGGCCGACTTCTCCAACTTCGGCGAGGTCGTCGACCTGTACGCGCCGGGCGTGGACATCACGTCGGCATGGGGCACCGGTGACGACGCCACCGACACCATCAGCGGCACCTCGATGGCGACCCCGCACGTGGTCGGTGCGGCGGCGCTGTACCTTGCCGCGAACCCGGATGCCAAGCCGGACGCGGTGGCGAAGGCACTGACCGACAGCGCCACTCCGGACAAGATCGAGAACGCCAGCCCCGGCACGCCGAACAAGCTGCTCTACACCGGCGAGTAG
- a CDS encoding phosphotransferase family protein has translation MTGQHTDHTTAVRDEDQFDVAAVHRWLAERLDGLDQPAVLPTVRQFPGGASNLTYLLRYPDRELILRRPPAGHKAASAHDMRREYRVQRALRPVFPYVPTVRAFCEDPSLLGADFYVMDRLHGTILRGDLPSGMTLTPEQASTLCTGLIDRLVELHQVDVAAVGLADLGKGAGYVERQVRGWSDRFRRARTPNVPEFTEVIDWLTANQPEEVRICLIHNDFRLDNVLLDDRLEIAGILDWEMATLGDPLMELGSTLSYWVQADDDDVMRSSRRQPTHLPGMLTRAEVVEYYAARSGIPVRNWTFYEVYGLFRLAAVLQQIYLRFHNGDTHNPAFKDFWQFVGYLEWRCREAIAKGAV, from the coding sequence ATGACCGGGCAGCACACCGACCACACCACCGCGGTCCGCGACGAGGACCAGTTCGACGTCGCCGCCGTGCACCGGTGGCTCGCCGAACGCCTGGACGGCCTCGACCAGCCGGCGGTGTTGCCCACGGTCCGGCAGTTCCCCGGCGGCGCCTCGAACCTCACGTACCTGCTGCGCTACCCGGACCGGGAGCTGATCCTGCGGCGCCCGCCGGCCGGGCACAAGGCCGCCTCCGCGCACGACATGCGGCGCGAGTACCGGGTGCAGCGGGCGCTCCGGCCGGTCTTCCCCTACGTGCCGACGGTGCGAGCGTTCTGCGAGGACCCGTCGCTGCTCGGTGCCGACTTCTACGTGATGGACCGGCTGCACGGCACGATCCTGCGCGGTGACCTGCCGTCGGGCATGACGCTGACCCCGGAGCAGGCCAGTACCTTGTGCACCGGCCTGATCGACCGGCTGGTCGAGCTGCACCAGGTGGACGTGGCCGCGGTCGGCCTGGCGGACCTCGGCAAGGGCGCCGGTTACGTCGAGCGGCAGGTGCGCGGCTGGTCGGACCGGTTCCGCAGGGCGCGCACTCCCAACGTGCCGGAGTTCACCGAGGTCATCGACTGGCTGACTGCGAACCAGCCGGAGGAGGTGCGGATCTGCTTGATCCACAACGACTTCCGGCTGGACAACGTGCTGCTCGACGACCGGCTGGAGATCGCCGGCATCCTGGACTGGGAGATGGCCACGCTCGGCGATCCGCTGATGGAGCTTGGCAGCACGCTGTCCTACTGGGTGCAGGCCGATGACGACGACGTGATGCGGTCCAGCCGCCGCCAGCCCACGCACCTGCCCGGCATGCTGACCCGCGCCGAAGTGGTGGAGTACTACGCCGCCCGCAGCGGGATCCCGGTGCGGAACTGGACCTTCTACGAGGTCTACGGGTTGTTCCGGCTGGCGGCCGTGCTGCAGCAGATCTACCTCCGCTTCCACAACGGCGACACGCACAACCCGGCGTTCAAGGACTTCTGGCAGTTCGTCGGCTATCTGGAGTGGCGCTGCCGCGAGGCCATCGCGAAGGGAGCCGTCTGA